A part of Amycolatopsis camponoti genomic DNA contains:
- a CDS encoding SAM-dependent methyltransferase: MPETLSPSQKPVGVDPDRPSIARIYDGFLGGNNFYEVDRMVMEKIRAAVPEAVDIARGNRGFHNRALRMLANQTKIRQFVDCGSGLPTAENTHQIVQRIDKDHTVVYVDNDPVVLAHGRALLVENDFTHMVEADIFQPRAVLGHDEVLRHIDFSEPVALLHVGTMHHFEGDGATEVMREYIDALAPGSYVVLSHFFDPEVPELTEIAKRIENILTQGPLGAGRFRTRAEIEAMLPGLEFLQPNATSAPGLAVCDEWWPDGPRLTPLSGSAKCVAGIVGVKR; this comes from the coding sequence ATGCCCGAGACGCTGTCCCCGAGCCAGAAGCCGGTCGGAGTCGATCCCGACCGGCCGAGCATCGCCCGGATCTACGACGGCTTCCTCGGCGGCAACAACTTCTACGAAGTCGACCGCATGGTGATGGAGAAGATCCGCGCGGCGGTCCCCGAGGCGGTCGACATCGCCCGCGGCAACCGCGGTTTTCACAACCGCGCGCTGCGGATGCTGGCGAACCAGACCAAGATCCGGCAGTTCGTCGACTGCGGGTCCGGGCTGCCGACGGCGGAGAACACGCACCAGATCGTCCAGCGCATCGACAAGGACCACACGGTCGTCTACGTCGACAACGACCCCGTGGTCCTCGCCCACGGCCGGGCGCTGCTCGTCGAGAACGACTTCACGCACATGGTCGAAGCGGACATCTTCCAGCCACGGGCGGTGCTCGGCCACGACGAGGTGCTCCGGCACATCGACTTCTCCGAGCCGGTCGCCCTGCTGCACGTCGGCACGATGCACCACTTCGAGGGCGACGGCGCGACCGAGGTCATGCGGGAGTACATCGACGCGCTCGCCCCGGGCTCGTACGTGGTGCTCTCGCACTTCTTCGACCCCGAGGTGCCGGAGCTGACCGAGATCGCCAAGCGCATCGAGAACATCCTGACCCAGGGCCCGCTCGGCGCCGGCCGGTTCCGCACACGCGCGGAGATCGAAGCCATGCTGCCGGGCCTCGAGTTCCTCCAGCCGAACGCGACCTCCGCGCCGGGTCTCGCGGTGTGCGACGAGTGGTGGCCCGACGGTCCCCGGCTCACGCCCCTGTCGGGTTCGGCGAAGTGCGTGGCCGGGATCGTCGGCGTCAAGCGCTGA
- a CDS encoding sugar phosphate isomerase/epimerase family protein, producing the protein MSELSVQLYSVRDAFAADPDGTLRRLAAIGFTRVEPYGVVENAEALRNGLPAHGLTAPTAHARLIGADQAAVFAAAAELGIGLVIDPLVKPEQWQDTDGIAATADALNAAAKVAAEHGVQVGYHNHWWELESRIDGRSAFEVFAGQLDPAVALEVDTYWATAGGEDAPALLRRLGDRVKAIHVKDGALATDATGQVPAGQGSVPVAEVLAAAPDALRVVEFDAYDGDLFEAIAASHAFLVNR; encoded by the coding sequence ATGAGCGAGCTTTCCGTGCAGCTGTACTCGGTCCGCGACGCCTTCGCGGCCGACCCCGACGGCACCCTGCGGCGGCTCGCCGCGATCGGCTTCACGCGCGTCGAGCCGTACGGGGTCGTCGAAAACGCCGAAGCACTGCGGAACGGGCTGCCGGCGCACGGCCTGACCGCCCCGACCGCGCACGCCCGCCTGATCGGCGCCGACCAGGCGGCCGTGTTCGCCGCGGCGGCCGAGCTGGGCATCGGCCTGGTGATCGACCCGCTCGTCAAGCCGGAGCAGTGGCAGGACACCGACGGCATCGCCGCCACGGCGGACGCGCTGAACGCCGCCGCCAAGGTCGCGGCCGAGCACGGCGTGCAGGTCGGCTACCACAACCACTGGTGGGAGCTGGAATCCCGGATCGACGGCCGCAGCGCGTTCGAGGTCTTCGCCGGACAGCTCGACCCCGCCGTCGCGCTGGAGGTCGACACCTACTGGGCCACCGCGGGCGGCGAGGACGCGCCCGCGCTGCTGCGCCGGCTCGGCGACCGCGTCAAGGCGATCCACGTCAAGGACGGCGCCCTGGCCACCGACGCCACCGGTCAGGTCCCGGCCGGACAGGGCAGCGTGCCGGTCGCCGAGGTGCTCGCCGCCGCGCCGGACGCGCTGCGCGTCGTCGAGTTCGACGCCTACGACGGTGACCTCTTCGAGGCCATCGCCGCCAGCCACGCGTTCCTGGTCAACCGGTGA
- a CDS encoding Gfo/Idh/MocA family protein, with amino-acid sequence MTGGPVGVGIVGAGVISGTYLENLTSFPDVRVVRIADLDTERAAARAAEYGVPRSGTVAELLDDTEVELVVNLTIPAAHVDVGLAALDAGKHVWAEKPLALDRQTGRKLLDRAREKNLRVASAPDTVLGAALQTARRAVDEGRIGRPLTALALFQVAGPEVWHPTPEFYYQPGGGPLLDMGPYYLTALVHLLGPIRRVTGAGGRARDTRVIGSGPRAGTEFPVLVPTTITALVEFEGASAQVVLSFDSALKRTGVVELTGTGGTAVLPDPNRFDEPTRLHLLGGDDPEELAPAGHAASRGTGALELARAIRAGVPERASGELAYHVLDAMLAIEESLTRGQTVDVGSSVEVPPLLPVGWDPYEKTL; translated from the coding sequence GTGACCGGCGGGCCGGTCGGCGTCGGGATCGTCGGCGCCGGCGTCATCAGCGGCACCTACCTCGAGAACCTGACGAGCTTCCCGGACGTCCGCGTGGTGCGGATCGCCGACCTCGACACCGAGCGCGCCGCGGCCCGCGCGGCCGAGTACGGCGTGCCGCGTTCGGGCACGGTGGCCGAGCTGCTCGACGACACCGAGGTCGAGCTCGTCGTCAACCTGACCATCCCCGCCGCGCACGTCGACGTCGGGCTCGCCGCCCTCGACGCGGGCAAGCACGTGTGGGCGGAGAAGCCCCTCGCGCTGGACCGCCAGACCGGCCGCAAGCTGCTGGATCGCGCACGGGAGAAGAACCTGCGCGTGGCGAGCGCGCCCGACACCGTCCTCGGCGCCGCGCTGCAGACCGCGCGCCGGGCCGTCGACGAGGGCCGGATCGGCCGTCCGCTGACCGCGTTGGCGTTGTTCCAGGTGGCGGGCCCGGAAGTGTGGCACCCCACGCCGGAGTTCTACTACCAGCCGGGCGGCGGGCCGCTGCTCGACATGGGCCCGTACTACCTGACGGCCTTGGTGCACCTCCTGGGGCCGATCCGGCGCGTCACGGGCGCCGGCGGCCGGGCGCGCGACACCCGGGTCATCGGCTCCGGTCCGCGCGCGGGGACGGAGTTCCCGGTGCTGGTGCCGACGACGATCACCGCGCTCGTCGAGTTCGAAGGGGCCTCGGCGCAGGTCGTGCTGAGCTTCGATTCGGCGCTCAAGCGGACCGGGGTGGTCGAGCTGACCGGCACCGGCGGCACCGCCGTCCTGCCGGACCCCAACCGGTTCGACGAGCCGACCCGGCTGCACCTGCTCGGCGGTGACGATCCGGAAGAGCTGGCGCCCGCCGGGCACGCGGCCTCCCGCGGCACCGGGGCGCTGGAGCTGGCCCGGGCGATCCGCGCCGGCGTGCCGGAACGCGCGTCCGGCGAGCTGGCCTACCACGTGCTCGACGCGATGCTGGCCATCGAGGAGTCCCTGACCCGGGGGCAGACCGTGGACGTCGGCAGCAGTGTCGAGGTCCCGCCCCTGCTGCCGGTGGGCTGGGACCCGTACGAGAAGACCCTCTAG
- a CDS encoding TetR/AcrR family transcriptional regulator, translating into MTGGYLKGRIRREDIITAAAAAYGELGYQGSSLREIAKRVGISHAGLLYYFPTKEALLAAVLERRDAEDSEREQLTVPPGLEVLRHFVALAEHNVRHPGIVDLYSRLAAEAVAPDHPAHEYFVRHYRAAREGVHESFAVLAARGELRDGVDPGLATLTFIALMDGLQVQWLTVPGDVDLVGSLRFYLQNVLTVPV; encoded by the coding sequence GTGACCGGGGGCTACCTGAAGGGCCGGATCCGCCGTGAGGACATCATCACGGCGGCGGCCGCGGCGTACGGCGAACTCGGCTACCAGGGCTCGTCGCTGCGGGAGATCGCCAAGCGCGTCGGGATTTCCCACGCCGGCCTCCTGTACTACTTCCCGACCAAGGAGGCCCTGCTCGCCGCCGTGCTCGAACGGCGTGACGCCGAGGACTCCGAGCGCGAACAGCTGACGGTGCCGCCCGGCCTCGAGGTGCTGCGCCACTTCGTCGCGCTCGCCGAGCACAACGTCCGCCACCCCGGGATCGTCGACCTCTACTCCCGGCTCGCCGCCGAGGCCGTCGCCCCGGACCACCCGGCACACGAGTACTTCGTGCGCCACTACCGGGCCGCGCGCGAAGGCGTGCACGAGTCGTTCGCGGTCCTGGCCGCTCGGGGCGAACTGCGGGACGGCGTCGACCCCGGGCTGGCCACGCTGACGTTCATCGCGCTGATGGACGGCCTGCAGGTGCAGTGGCTGACCGTCCCGGGCGACGTCGACCTGGTCGGTTCGCTGCGCTTCTACCTGCAGAACGTGCTCACCGTCCCGGTCTAG
- a CDS encoding DeoR/GlpR family DNA-binding transcription regulator, with translation MKSAERQRIIVERLRDADQVAVADLASATGASEMTVRRDLDHLAARGVLRRVHGGAVPAAPSGIEPPFAARATEAVAAKRAIAAAAAELIRDGETIVLDSGTTALELARLLRGRAVTVMPLSLHAARELADDGGVRLLLPGGEPRPGEQALVGPLTVASLRALRFDVAVLSPCAFGVDAGLTAFDLGDAEVKRAALDVAARAIVLADGAKWGRAALAHVCPADRPDVVITDPGAPEDQRAALAGLGVLVHVAVPWENR, from the coding sequence GTGAAGAGCGCGGAACGGCAGCGGATCATCGTGGAGCGGCTGCGTGACGCCGACCAGGTGGCCGTCGCGGACCTGGCGTCGGCGACCGGCGCGTCGGAGATGACTGTGCGCCGCGACCTCGACCACCTGGCTGCGCGCGGGGTGCTGCGGCGGGTGCACGGGGGAGCCGTCCCGGCGGCGCCGTCCGGGATCGAACCGCCGTTCGCCGCCCGCGCGACGGAAGCGGTCGCGGCGAAGCGGGCCATCGCGGCCGCGGCCGCCGAGCTGATCCGCGACGGTGAAACGATCGTCCTCGACAGCGGCACGACCGCGCTGGAGCTCGCGCGGCTGCTGCGCGGGCGCGCGGTCACCGTGATGCCGCTTTCCCTGCACGCGGCCCGGGAGCTGGCCGACGACGGGGGAGTCCGGCTGCTCCTGCCCGGCGGCGAGCCGCGGCCGGGGGAGCAGGCCCTGGTGGGCCCGCTGACCGTCGCGTCGTTGCGCGCCCTGCGCTTCGACGTCGCGGTGCTGAGCCCGTGCGCGTTCGGCGTCGACGCCGGGCTCACCGCCTTCGACCTGGGCGACGCCGAGGTCAAGCGGGCGGCCCTCGACGTCGCGGCCCGCGCGATCGTGCTCGCCGACGGCGCCAAGTGGGGCCGCGCCGCACTCGCCCACGTCTGTCCCGCCGACCGCCCGGATGTAGTGATCACCGACCCGGGCGCGCCCGAGGACCAGCGTGCGGCGCTGGCCGGCCTCGGCGTGCTCGTGCACGTCGCCGTCCCTTGGGAGAACCGATGA
- a CDS encoding MFS transporter, which translates to MTTAPPRPRAARFATFMFFGLNGFAMGMWVVHIPNIERATGISHSTLGALLLVLGGAAFAGMQISGPLVDRLGHRRLVPAAGVLLGLALCGPGFANSWWALGLSLILFGFGNGAIDVGMNSHAVVVERAYPRPIMAAFHAFWSIGGAFAAVIGAATLGGGVPTGVTLTATGLFCVLLSLVSARFLMEPADVPSPASESPAESAPVRRRPPGRVVWLLGLLALALMLSEGVANDWAALHMEKVLGTSSSTAALAYGAFAVAMTTGRFLTDRVAAWAGPAAIVRYGAALAAVGLSIAAAAPWVPLSLVGWALFGLGLSGGVPQLFTAAGNLDTRASGALMARVVGLGYVGLLAGPALIGGLTRWMPLNVTFAVPVVLCVLAAVFAGVLSPKPEPAEQPVG; encoded by the coding sequence ATGACGACCGCTCCGCCCCGCCCGCGCGCCGCCCGGTTCGCGACCTTCATGTTCTTCGGCCTCAACGGGTTCGCGATGGGCATGTGGGTGGTGCACATCCCGAACATCGAACGCGCGACCGGCATTTCGCACAGCACGCTGGGCGCGTTGCTGCTGGTGCTCGGCGGCGCGGCGTTCGCGGGCATGCAGATCTCCGGCCCGCTCGTCGACCGGCTCGGCCACCGCCGGCTGGTCCCGGCGGCCGGCGTGCTGCTCGGCCTCGCCCTGTGCGGACCGGGGTTCGCGAACTCGTGGTGGGCGCTCGGGCTTTCGCTGATCCTGTTCGGCTTCGGCAACGGCGCGATCGACGTCGGGATGAACTCCCACGCGGTGGTCGTGGAGCGCGCTTACCCGCGTCCGATCATGGCGGCGTTCCACGCGTTCTGGTCGATCGGCGGCGCGTTCGCGGCGGTCATCGGCGCGGCGACGCTCGGTGGCGGCGTGCCGACCGGCGTGACGCTCACCGCCACCGGCCTGTTCTGCGTGCTGCTTTCCCTGGTGTCCGCGCGTTTCCTGATGGAGCCGGCCGACGTGCCTTCGCCGGCCTCGGAGTCGCCCGCCGAATCCGCGCCGGTCCGCCGTCGCCCGCCGGGTCGCGTGGTGTGGCTGCTCGGGTTGCTGGCGCTGGCGCTGATGCTGTCGGAGGGCGTGGCCAACGACTGGGCGGCGCTGCACATGGAGAAGGTCCTCGGCACGTCGTCCTCGACGGCGGCGCTGGCGTACGGCGCGTTCGCGGTGGCGATGACGACCGGCCGGTTCCTGACCGACCGCGTCGCGGCCTGGGCCGGCCCGGCGGCGATCGTCCGCTACGGCGCGGCGCTGGCCGCGGTCGGCCTGTCGATCGCCGCGGCGGCGCCGTGGGTGCCGCTGTCGCTCGTCGGCTGGGCGCTGTTCGGGCTGGGCTTGTCGGGCGGGGTCCCGCAGCTGTTCACCGCGGCGGGGAACCTCGACACGCGGGCTTCGGGTGCGTTGATGGCCCGGGTGGTCGGCCTCGGGTACGTGGGCCTGCTGGCCGGGCCGGCGCTGATCGGCGGGCTGACGCGGTGGATGCCGCTGAACGTCACCTTCGCGGTGCCGGTGGTGCTGTGCGTGCTGGCGGCGGTGTTCGCGGGGGTGCTGAGCCCGAAGCCGGAGCCGGCGGAGCAGCCCGTGGGCTGA
- a CDS encoding cation diffusion facilitator family transporter: protein MGHGHGHSHDSADRVDHALETSRRGLRTLTWSFAALFVTAVAQLVLVLVTGSVALLGDTIHNFADALTAVPLGIAFLLGRRAATRRYTYGLGRAEDLAGVVVVLVVAASAVLVAYESVRRLLDPEPVGYPWVVAAAGVIGFAGNELVARYRIKVGREIGSAALVADGVHARTDGFTSLAVVAGAAGVAFGFPAADPIVGLGITVAIVFVLRDAAKEVFRRLLDAVDPASVELAERTALDVEGVLGARDLRMRWIGHHLRAELAVTVASELTVREAHSLAHEVEHRLVHAVPHLTAVVVHTEPERAHQH from the coding sequence ATGGGACACGGACACGGACACAGTCACGACTCCGCCGACCGCGTCGACCACGCCCTCGAAACGAGCCGGCGCGGCCTGCGCACGCTGACGTGGTCGTTCGCCGCGCTGTTCGTGACCGCCGTCGCGCAGCTGGTGCTCGTGCTCGTCACCGGGTCGGTCGCGCTGCTCGGCGACACGATCCACAACTTCGCCGACGCGCTGACCGCCGTCCCGCTCGGCATCGCGTTCCTGCTGGGCCGGCGCGCGGCGACGCGCCGCTACACCTACGGCCTCGGGCGCGCGGAAGACCTGGCCGGGGTGGTCGTCGTGCTGGTCGTCGCCGCTTCGGCGGTGCTCGTCGCGTACGAGTCCGTCCGGCGGTTGCTCGATCCCGAGCCGGTCGGGTACCCCTGGGTGGTCGCGGCGGCGGGCGTGATCGGCTTCGCCGGCAACGAGCTCGTCGCGCGGTACCGCATCAAGGTCGGCCGCGAGATCGGCTCGGCCGCGCTGGTCGCCGACGGGGTCCACGCCCGCACGGACGGCTTCACGTCGCTGGCCGTCGTCGCGGGCGCCGCCGGGGTCGCGTTCGGCTTCCCCGCGGCGGATCCGATCGTCGGGCTCGGCATCACGGTCGCGATCGTGTTCGTGCTGCGCGACGCCGCGAAGGAAGTGTTCCGACGATTGCTGGACGCCGTCGACCCGGCCTCGGTGGAGCTGGCCGAACGGACGGCGCTCGACGTCGAGGGCGTACTCGGCGCGCGTGACCTGCGGATGCGGTGGATCGGGCACCACCTGCGGGCCGAGCTGGCCGTCACGGTCGCGTCGGAGCTGACGGTCCGCGAGGCCCACTCGCTCGCGCACGAGGTGGAGCACCGGCTGGTGCACGCGGTCCCGCACCTGACCGCGGTCGTCGTCCACACCGAACCGGAACGGGCGCACCAGCACTAG
- a CDS encoding ArsR/SmtB family transcription factor — protein MHASLPDFDMPTDEQVHLAAESFRLLADPTRIKVLWALLQGESSVACLAELAGAAPTAVSQHLAKLRLAGLVKGRREGTFVYYSAADNHVRGLLAQALHHADHLDRDLPSEHAHRP, from the coding sequence ATGCACGCGTCGCTGCCGGACTTCGACATGCCCACCGACGAGCAGGTCCACCTGGCCGCGGAGTCGTTCCGCCTCCTCGCCGACCCGACCCGCATCAAGGTCCTGTGGGCGCTGCTCCAGGGCGAGTCCTCGGTGGCGTGCTTGGCGGAGCTGGCGGGCGCGGCCCCGACGGCGGTCAGCCAGCACCTGGCGAAGCTCAGGCTGGCGGGCCTGGTGAAGGGCCGTCGCGAGGGAACCTTCGTGTACTACTCGGCGGCGGACAACCACGTGCGCGGCCTGCTGGCCCAGGCTCTGCACCACGCGGACCACCTGGACCGCGACCTGCCCTCCGAGCACGCCCACCGGCCCTAG
- a CDS encoding MerR family transcriptional regulator: MFSIGDFARHGRVSVRMLRHYDALGLLRPARVDPATGYRSYTAGQLARLNRIVALKDLGFTLDQVATLLADDLPVERVRGMLALRRSELEAALAEGAARLAQVEARLRTIEEEGRAPDVVVKDLPAMRVVELTGVAAGFAPEAIGPVVRPLCAELGRRLPLADVTPAGRLTCYYEQRLEDEVVVHAAVPASVGPGDLNGLAVVDVAPVRAATLVHRGAIDGVLPSWQAVVRWVDGHGFASAGPQRELYLDCPEDPAGWVTELQEPIG; this comes from the coding sequence GTGTTCTCGATCGGCGACTTCGCCCGCCACGGCCGGGTGTCGGTCCGCATGCTGCGCCACTACGACGCGCTCGGGCTGCTGCGGCCGGCGCGCGTCGACCCCGCGACCGGCTACCGCAGCTACACGGCGGGCCAGCTGGCGCGGCTCAACCGGATCGTCGCGCTGAAGGACCTCGGGTTCACCCTCGACCAGGTGGCGACGCTGCTGGCCGACGACCTCCCGGTGGAGCGGGTGCGCGGCATGCTCGCCCTGCGGCGCTCGGAGCTGGAAGCGGCGCTGGCGGAAGGCGCGGCGCGGCTCGCGCAGGTCGAGGCGCGGCTGCGGACGATCGAGGAGGAAGGTCGCGCCCCCGACGTCGTCGTCAAGGACCTGCCCGCGATGCGGGTGGTGGAGCTGACCGGCGTGGCGGCTGGGTTCGCGCCGGAGGCGATCGGGCCGGTGGTGCGCCCGCTGTGCGCGGAGCTCGGCCGCCGTCTCCCTCTCGCGGACGTCACCCCGGCGGGCCGGCTGACGTGCTACTACGAGCAGCGTCTCGAGGACGAGGTCGTCGTGCACGCGGCGGTCCCGGCGTCCGTCGGTCCGGGCGACCTGAACGGCTTGGCGGTGGTGGACGTCGCCCCGGTCCGAGCGGCGACCCTGGTCCACCGCGGCGCGATCGACGGCGTGCTGCCGAGCTGGCAGGCGGTGGTCCGGTGGGTCGACGGCCACGGGTTCGCCTCGGCCGGGCCGCAGCGGGAGCTGTACCTGGACTGCCCGGAGGATCCGGCGGGCTGGGTGACGGAGCTGCAGGAGCCGATCGGCTAG
- a CDS encoding amidase family protein, whose product MTFFRTATEVAAGLRRGTLSSRDLTERLFARIDASEVNAVVATRRDFALQAASKADATTGGPLHGVPMTIKDAFAVAGMATTWGEPAFAEAVADRDAAVVERLQAAGAIVVGKSNVHHLLADFGRTSNPVYGRTLNPRDHARTPGGSSGGAAAALAAGLSFLEYGSDLAGSIRIPAAYCGVYGLKPTPGTVPLRGFQPPGPPAEPAREFPSTVGPLARSAADLRLALTVTGGPGTPSRRSRLADFRVGVVLDDPACPVAGEVGEALSDAVDALVRAGVRVAEGWPDGVDPVVQAEAFGFQVEWFFAAMEGGEPAGADEQERRRATLGAAWARYFADVDVFLCPTVFTTAPRHDDRHRYDDQVFWVAQASLPGLPAVSAPLAGTLPVGLQVAAPAHEDDTAITFAELAADVLGGFVPPAE is encoded by the coding sequence ATGACGTTCTTCCGCACCGCCACCGAGGTGGCCGCCGGCCTCCGCCGGGGCACGCTCTCGTCCCGCGACCTGACCGAACGGCTCTTCGCCCGCATCGACGCCTCCGAGGTCAACGCCGTCGTCGCGACCCGGCGCGACTTCGCGCTCCAAGCGGCTTCGAAGGCCGATGCGACGACCGGCGGGCCCCTGCACGGCGTCCCGATGACGATCAAGGACGCGTTCGCCGTCGCCGGGATGGCCACGACCTGGGGCGAGCCGGCGTTCGCCGAGGCCGTGGCGGACCGGGACGCCGCGGTCGTCGAACGACTTCAGGCGGCGGGCGCGATCGTCGTCGGGAAGTCGAACGTGCACCACCTGCTCGCCGACTTCGGCCGGACTTCGAACCCGGTCTACGGCCGCACGCTGAACCCGCGGGACCACGCCCGGACGCCAGGCGGGTCGAGCGGCGGCGCGGCGGCCGCACTCGCGGCCGGACTGTCCTTTTTGGAGTACGGCTCCGACCTGGCCGGCTCGATCCGCATCCCGGCGGCGTACTGCGGCGTCTACGGCCTCAAGCCGACCCCGGGAACCGTGCCGCTGCGGGGTTTCCAGCCGCCCGGACCGCCCGCCGAGCCCGCCCGGGAGTTCCCGTCCACCGTCGGTCCCCTGGCCCGCTCGGCCGCCGACCTGCGGCTCGCGCTGACCGTCACCGGCGGACCGGGGACGCCGTCACGCCGGTCGCGGCTCGCGGACTTCCGCGTCGGCGTCGTGCTCGACGACCCGGCCTGCCCGGTGGCCGGCGAGGTGGGCGAAGCGCTGTCGGACGCCGTCGACGCGCTCGTCCGGGCCGGGGTGCGGGTAGCCGAAGGCTGGCCGGACGGCGTCGATCCGGTCGTCCAGGCGGAGGCGTTCGGTTTCCAGGTCGAGTGGTTCTTCGCCGCGATGGAAGGCGGCGAGCCGGCCGGCGCGGACGAGCAGGAGCGCCGGCGGGCGACGCTGGGCGCGGCGTGGGCCCGGTACTTCGCGGACGTCGACGTCTTCCTCTGCCCGACCGTGTTCACGACGGCGCCGCGGCACGACGACCGGCACCGCTACGACGACCAGGTGTTCTGGGTCGCGCAGGCGTCGCTGCCCGGGCTGCCCGCGGTGAGCGCGCCGCTGGCGGGCACGCTGCCGGTCGGGCTGCAGGTGGCCGCGCCGGCGCACGAGGACGACACCGCGATCACGTTCGCGGAGCTCGCCGCGGACGTCCTCGGCGGGTTCGTCCCGCCTGCGGAATGA
- a CDS encoding TIGR03086 family metal-binding protein has protein sequence MDTMDLYRRAQGGFDAVLAAVRDDQWDTPSACTEWSVRDVAGHVVWGQRQLRAWASGEDYAETAGAPGAPHPAVLAGTNPVETWRAAAVAELTEEELRRPVSLPGLGEIPVAGIVTLLITDLVAHSWDIGSAAGQDVRLPPELVDVAFTWARANAVRRPGFFGPELAPPGGADEQTRMLAFLGRRAWAPVPAGVSGSRRGGSHR, from the coding sequence ATGGACACGATGGACTTGTACCGGCGCGCCCAGGGCGGGTTCGACGCGGTGCTGGCCGCGGTGCGCGACGACCAGTGGGACACACCGTCGGCGTGCACGGAGTGGTCGGTGCGGGACGTCGCCGGCCACGTCGTCTGGGGTCAACGCCAGTTGCGGGCCTGGGCGAGCGGGGAGGACTACGCGGAGACCGCGGGCGCACCGGGAGCGCCGCACCCCGCCGTGCTCGCCGGGACGAACCCCGTCGAGACGTGGCGGGCCGCGGCGGTGGCCGAGCTGACCGAGGAGGAGCTGCGCCGCCCGGTTTCGCTGCCCGGGCTCGGCGAGATCCCGGTCGCCGGCATCGTCACGCTGCTGATCACCGACCTCGTCGCGCACAGCTGGGACATCGGCTCGGCGGCCGGTCAGGACGTGCGCCTCCCGCCGGAGCTCGTGGACGTGGCGTTCACCTGGGCGCGGGCGAACGCGGTGCGCCGGCCGGGGTTCTTCGGGCCGGAGCTGGCGCCGCCCGGCGGAGCCGACGAGCAGACGCGGATGCTGGCCTTCCTCGGCCGCCGGGCGTGGGCGCCGGTACCGGCCGGTGTTTCCGGTTCGCGCCGCGGTGGTAGTCACCGGTGA
- a CDS encoding nitroreductase/quinone reductase family protein, translated as MTTAQNYRRMVNAGNKIVVGLQRLGVAFGPMQLLTVPGRRTGVPRTFPIAVIPIDGDRYIFQAYPKAAWVANARAAAEVTLTRGRRTTAARLTEVPVEQRRPLLRELVAKSPASVGKRLVTTGLADAATPDAAAAAAERIAVFRVEPA; from the coding sequence ATGACAACAGCGCAGAACTACCGGCGGATGGTCAACGCCGGGAACAAGATCGTCGTGGGACTCCAGCGGCTGGGCGTCGCGTTCGGCCCGATGCAGCTGCTCACCGTCCCCGGCCGCCGCACGGGGGTGCCGCGCACGTTCCCGATCGCGGTCATCCCGATCGACGGCGACCGCTACATCTTCCAGGCCTACCCGAAGGCGGCGTGGGTGGCGAACGCCCGGGCGGCGGCCGAGGTGACGCTCACCCGCGGCCGCCGCACCACGGCGGCCCGCCTGACGGAGGTCCCGGTGGAGCAGCGACGGCCGCTCCTGCGCGAGCTGGTGGCGAAAAGCCCGGCCAGCGTGGGAAAGCGGCTGGTGACCACGGGCCTCGCGGACGCGGCGACTCCGGACGCGGCCGCCGCGGCGGCGGAACGCATCGCGGTGTTCCGCGTCGAGCCGGCCTGA
- a CDS encoding maleylpyruvate isomerase family mycothiol-dependent enzyme produces the protein MPGSGPWPEIHRERAALADDLADVQAWSAPSLCREWTVHDVLGHIVSTATLTPVRFFAGLAGSGFRFAAMTAKNIARETADGPAATLARLREHADDTTGPPGPADSWLGEIVVHGTDIRWALGLDRAFPAATLIRVAEFYRRSNLLIGAKNRVGGLTLRASDTEWSAGSGPEVAGPLLALVMAMTGREAALDQLSGAGLEELSARCRTV, from the coding sequence ATGCCGGGTTCCGGTCCCTGGCCCGAGATCCACCGGGAGCGCGCCGCGCTGGCCGACGATCTCGCGGACGTGCAGGCCTGGTCGGCTCCTTCCCTGTGTCGCGAGTGGACCGTCCACGACGTACTCGGCCACATCGTGTCGACCGCGACGCTGACGCCGGTCAGGTTCTTCGCCGGACTGGCCGGCTCGGGGTTCCGGTTCGCCGCGATGACGGCGAAGAACATCGCCCGCGAGACCGCGGACGGCCCCGCGGCGACGCTCGCCCGGCTGCGCGAACACGCGGACGACACGACCGGGCCGCCGGGTCCGGCGGATTCGTGGCTCGGCGAGATCGTGGTGCACGGCACGGACATCCGGTGGGCGCTCGGGCTCGACCGCGCGTTCCCGGCCGCGACGCTGATCCGCGTCGCGGAGTTCTACCGCCGGTCGAACCTGCTGATCGGCGCCAAGAACCGGGTCGGCGGGCTCACGCTGCGGGCGAGCGACACCGAGTGGTCGGCCGGGAGCGGACCCGAGGTGGCGGGTCCACTGCTCGCCTTGGTGATGGCGATGACCGGCCGGGAGGCCGCGCTGGACCAGCTGTCCGGCGCCGGGCTGGAGGAGCTTTCGGCCCGGTGCCGGACGGTCTGA